In one Umezawaea sp. Da 62-37 genomic region, the following are encoded:
- a CDS encoding amino acid adenylation domain-containing protein encodes MTASSATTAGDLWGRGEVRSVPDATMADLVEAAVRAHPTAPALISDVEGTLTFAGLNARANRLAHLLIGMGAGPERVVGVALPRSLDAVVAMVAVIKAGAVHLPLNPEYPVERLAAMVADSRPVAVLTATDLDVLPDPTSRTGTADTRVLRWDAIALDEHPDTDPTDADRVAPLHPAHPLYLIYTSGSTGVPKGVAMPATGLVNLLAWHGDRFAVGPGTRTANLSAIGFDFGMHEILSALVHAKCLVVPTEDVRADPIRLARWLDRHGVHQLFLPNVLIESLCEAAAVTGVALADLRDIIQSGEPLVLGATLRDFLRTHPSLRVHNHYGATEMQDATTWSTGRTAVPTIGTPLWNVRVHVLDDDLRPVPDGETGDLYVSGAGLARGYLRRPGLTAERYLPDPFGEPGQRMYRTGDLARWNADGELECLGRRDNQVKINGFRVELGEVEARLRERPGVRQALALPRHAANGGKQLVAYVVGSDVDVVRIRAELARVLPAHMVPAAVLALPALPIAPNGKVDLRALPSPEFATGGAEAETPDQQSLVDAFTEVLGVPAGVDDDFLALGGDSLGAVRLVVLARRAGLAVGTREVFELGTPRRLAAAATGTTAPTIPVRPLVALHHHQLNRLRAAHPNLVEILPVTPVQQGFLFHRLQDTDGYTEQLRLALAGPVDAPALRAAVVAAFRRHAPLRTAFLVDGLPEPLQVVVAEVEPPWRETDLTALDPAAAEARADVLAARGKATPFDVRTPPLLRLHLVHLPGGTAHLVLDYHHLLLDGWSVTLLVRELLAAEVVATPVPALRDWMRVLRAQNRDAAASAWRAALDGITEPTALATAAEGTSDSVHHVVDLPAEVTARLVEAARAHRLTLNTIMLALWGVVLAAETGRSRVVFGTTVSGRTDEVPGVEDLVAMLVNTVPVVVAVDPDEPVRAFLRRVRTEQLALARHQHLGLGAIRRLASWESEFDTLLVFENPDLLLDDPRITGVRHSDDTHYAVSLLITPGETLRMAFTYRPHLVPESRVRRLADSLSAGLAAVAGDVEGPVRALDVSPSASTGR; translated from the coding sequence ATGACCGCTTCTTCTGCGACAACCGCAGGCGACCTCTGGGGGCGCGGCGAGGTCCGGTCCGTCCCCGACGCGACCATGGCCGACCTCGTCGAGGCGGCCGTGCGCGCGCACCCGACGGCTCCGGCGCTGATCAGCGACGTCGAGGGAACCCTCACCTTCGCCGGGCTGAACGCGCGGGCGAACCGGCTCGCGCACCTGCTGATCGGCATGGGCGCGGGGCCGGAGCGGGTCGTGGGGGTGGCGCTGCCCCGGTCGCTGGACGCGGTGGTCGCGATGGTGGCGGTGATCAAGGCGGGGGCGGTGCACCTGCCGCTGAACCCGGAGTACCCGGTGGAACGGCTGGCCGCGATGGTCGCCGACTCCCGCCCGGTCGCGGTGCTCACGGCGACCGACCTGGACGTCCTCCCCGATCCGACGAGCCGGACCGGCACGGCCGACACCCGTGTCCTGCGCTGGGACGCCATCGCCCTCGACGAGCACCCCGACACCGACCCGACCGACGCGGACCGGGTCGCGCCGCTGCACCCGGCGCACCCGCTCTACCTGATCTACACCTCCGGGTCGACCGGGGTCCCCAAGGGCGTGGCGATGCCCGCCACCGGTCTGGTGAACCTGCTGGCCTGGCACGGCGACCGGTTCGCGGTCGGACCGGGAACCCGCACGGCCAACCTGTCCGCGATCGGGTTCGACTTCGGCATGCACGAGATCCTGTCGGCCCTGGTGCACGCCAAGTGCCTCGTCGTGCCGACCGAGGACGTGCGCGCCGACCCGATCCGGCTGGCACGCTGGCTCGACCGGCACGGGGTGCACCAGCTGTTCCTGCCGAACGTGCTCATCGAGTCCCTCTGCGAGGCGGCGGCCGTGACCGGCGTCGCCCTGGCCGACCTGCGCGACATCATCCAGTCCGGCGAACCCCTCGTGCTCGGCGCGACCCTGCGCGACTTCCTCCGCACCCACCCCTCCCTGCGCGTGCACAACCACTACGGCGCCACGGAGATGCAGGACGCCACCACCTGGTCGACCGGCCGGACCGCGGTGCCGACCATCGGGACTCCCCTGTGGAACGTGCGGGTCCACGTGCTGGACGACGACCTGCGGCCGGTGCCGGACGGGGAGACGGGCGACCTGTACGTGTCGGGCGCGGGCCTGGCGCGCGGCTACCTGAGGCGGCCGGGGCTGACCGCGGAGCGCTACCTGCCCGACCCGTTCGGCGAGCCGGGGCAGCGGATGTACCGCACCGGCGACCTGGCCAGGTGGAACGCCGACGGCGAGCTGGAGTGCCTCGGGCGCCGGGACAACCAGGTCAAGATCAACGGGTTCCGGGTGGAGCTGGGCGAGGTCGAGGCGCGGCTGCGGGAGCGACCGGGCGTGCGGCAGGCGCTGGCGCTGCCCCGGCACGCGGCCAACGGCGGCAAGCAGCTCGTGGCCTACGTCGTGGGCTCGGACGTGGACGTGGTGCGGATCCGGGCGGAGCTGGCGCGGGTCCTGCCCGCCCACATGGTGCCCGCCGCGGTGCTGGCGCTGCCGGCGCTGCCGATCGCCCCGAACGGCAAGGTCGACCTGCGCGCGCTGCCCTCACCCGAGTTCGCCACCGGGGGCGCCGAGGCGGAGACACCGGACCAGCAGTCGCTGGTGGACGCCTTCACCGAGGTGCTCGGCGTCCCCGCGGGCGTCGACGACGACTTCCTCGCCCTCGGCGGCGACAGCCTCGGCGCGGTGCGGCTGGTGGTGCTGGCCCGGCGCGCCGGACTGGCCGTCGGCACGCGGGAGGTGTTCGAACTGGGCACGCCGCGCAGGCTCGCCGCCGCCGCGACGGGCACGACGGCGCCGACGATCCCGGTGCGGCCGCTGGTCGCCCTGCACCACCACCAGCTCAACCGGCTGCGCGCGGCGCACCCGAACCTGGTCGAGATCCTGCCGGTGACCCCCGTGCAGCAGGGGTTCCTGTTCCACCGCCTCCAGGACACCGACGGCTACACCGAGCAGCTGCGGTTGGCGCTGGCCGGTCCGGTGGACGCGCCCGCCCTGCGCGCGGCGGTCGTCGCGGCCTTCCGCAGGCACGCTCCGCTGCGGACCGCCTTCCTGGTGGACGGTCTGCCCGAACCCCTCCAGGTCGTCGTGGCCGAGGTCGAGCCGCCCTGGCGGGAGACCGACCTGACCGCGCTCGACCCGGCCGCGGCCGAGGCGCGGGCGGACGTCCTCGCCGCGCGCGGCAAGGCCACCCCGTTCGACGTGCGCACTCCCCCGTTGCTGCGCCTGCACCTGGTCCACCTGCCCGGCGGCACCGCCCACCTCGTCCTCGACTACCACCACCTGCTGCTCGACGGGTGGTCGGTGACGCTGCTGGTGCGCGAACTGCTGGCGGCCGAGGTCGTCGCGACCCCGGTTCCGGCCCTGCGCGACTGGATGCGCGTCCTGCGCGCCCAGAACCGCGACGCGGCCGCCTCGGCGTGGCGGGCTGCGCTGGACGGCATCACCGAACCGACCGCGCTCGCCACCGCGGCGGAGGGCACGTCGGACTCGGTCCACCACGTCGTCGACCTGCCCGCCGAGGTGACGGCCCGCCTGGTGGAGGCGGCCAGGGCCCATCGGCTGACGCTGAACACGATCATGCTGGCGCTGTGGGGCGTCGTGCTGGCCGCCGAGACCGGCCGGTCCCGCGTGGTGTTCGGGACGACGGTGTCGGGGCGGACCGACGAGGTGCCGGGCGTGGAGGACCTCGTCGCGATGCTGGTCAACACGGTGCCCGTGGTGGTGGCCGTGGACCCCGATGAGCCGGTGCGGGCCTTCCTGCGGCGGGTGCGGACCGAGCAGCTGGCCCTGGCCCGGCACCAGCACCTCGGCCTCGGCGCGATCCGGCGCCTGGCGTCCTGGGAGTCGGAGTTCGACACCCTGCTGGTGTTCGAGAACCCCGACCTGCTGCTCGACGACCCGCGGATCACCGGCGTGCGGCACAGCGACGACACGCACTACGCGGTGAGCCTGCTGATCACGCCGGGCGAGACGCTGCGGATGGCGTTCACCTACCGGCCCCACCTCGTCCCGGAGTCCCGCGTCCGCCGCCTCGCCGACTCGCTGTCGGCGGGCTTGGCCGCGGTGGCCGGGGACGTGGAGGGGCCGGTACGCGCCTTGGACGTCAGCCCGTCAGCGTCGACCGGGCGGTGA
- a CDS encoding MFS transporter, with protein sequence MTTGTAPKRTDPRFWYLWSATAISGLGDGVRFAGFALFAAVLTRDPLAVALVTVAGQLPWLLVGPFTGVVVDRFDRVRTLWLCDLGRAVVMGVFTLVTLLDRVDVAVLVGVAFLLSCLDTLADNLSQALTPQVAGARSLDSANSLLFGGQMITTEFIGTPVAAFLFAWALALPFAVDTATFLVSALLIIALGRRLPSPPRDPDAVRRSVVADTADAMRWLLRHRPLRSLCLLMGVLNFAVVGVLSIAVLYALEVLRVSPTTYGLLLALIAVGGLLGLAVTPALTARIGARRTLLLAFALCPAPLLVAGLTSRAWVAAPALLLVGVAASLGGVVSTTLRLRMIPTETYGRVNAAYRLFVNGLAPLGAFVGGLVAQQFTLRTPFFVAAAATAALLVFGPRLLRGLGEQV encoded by the coding sequence ATGACCACCGGGACCGCGCCGAAGCGGACGGACCCGAGGTTCTGGTACCTCTGGAGCGCCACCGCCATCTCCGGCCTGGGTGACGGCGTGCGGTTCGCCGGTTTCGCGCTCTTCGCCGCGGTGCTGACCCGCGACCCGCTCGCGGTGGCGCTGGTGACGGTGGCCGGGCAGCTCCCGTGGCTGCTGGTCGGGCCGTTCACCGGGGTGGTGGTCGACCGGTTCGACCGGGTGCGGACGCTGTGGCTCTGCGACCTCGGCCGTGCGGTGGTCATGGGGGTGTTCACCCTGGTCACCCTGCTCGACCGGGTCGACGTCGCGGTGCTGGTCGGCGTGGCGTTCCTGCTCAGCTGCCTGGACACGCTGGCCGACAACCTGTCGCAGGCGCTCACGCCGCAGGTGGCCGGGGCGCGGTCGCTGGACTCGGCCAACAGCCTGCTGTTCGGCGGGCAGATGATCACCACCGAGTTCATCGGCACGCCCGTGGCCGCGTTCCTGTTCGCCTGGGCGCTCGCGCTGCCGTTCGCGGTGGACACCGCCACGTTCCTGGTGTCGGCCCTGCTGATCATCGCCCTCGGCAGGCGGCTGCCCTCCCCGCCGCGCGACCCCGACGCGGTGCGGAGGTCCGTGGTCGCGGACACCGCCGACGCCATGCGCTGGCTGCTGCGCCACCGCCCGCTGCGGTCGCTGTGCCTGCTCATGGGCGTGCTGAACTTCGCCGTCGTCGGGGTGCTGAGCATCGCCGTGCTGTACGCGCTGGAGGTGCTCCGGGTCAGCCCCACCACCTACGGGCTGCTCCTGGCGCTCATCGCGGTGGGCGGTCTGCTCGGGCTCGCGGTCACCCCGGCGCTCACCGCGCGGATCGGGGCCCGGCGGACGCTGCTCCTGGCGTTCGCGCTGTGCCCCGCCCCGCTGCTGGTGGCCGGGCTGACCTCGCGGGCCTGGGTGGCGGCACCCGCGTTGCTGCTGGTCGGGGTGGCCGCGTCGCTGGGCGGTGTGGTGAGCACGACGCTGCGGCTGCGGATGATCCCCACCGAGACCTACGGGCGGGTCAACGCGGCCTACCGGCTGTTCGTCAACGGGCTCGCCCCGCTGGGCGCCTTCGTCGGCGGGCTCGTCGCCCAGCAGTTCACGCTGCGCACGCCGTTCTTCGTGGCCGCGGCGGCCACGGCGGCCCTGCTGGTGTTCGGACCGCGGCTGCTGCGCGGCCTGGGCGAACAGGTGTAG